The nucleotide sequence GATCCTCCCGAGCGGCCTCGCGCGACGTCGCCCCGCTCCGAGGCGGCCACCGTCCATCCCGTAGCATCGTTGACGCGGGCCTCTAGCTCAGTTGGTAGAGCAAGGGACTTTTAATCCCTGGGTCGTCGGTTCGAGCCCGACGGGGCCCACCCTCATCGTTGCTGGTCACACGCGCATCACGCGCTCGAGAGCTGATGCCCGAACCGGGGACGGGGAGCAGACGGGGAGCAGACGGCAGCGTCGGCTCCACGCGGTTCACGCACGCGCATGTATCGATCCCACCGCCACACGGGGGAACGACGAGAGCCCCCCGAGCGCCCGATCAAGGGCGCCCAGGGGGCTCATGACGTCAATGGCCGTGCAGGCAGCTGCCGACCGGACGGCGCCTCGGCAGGGGACGGACACGTGCGGGGCGGCGAGCGTCAGCTGCGGCTGTCGCCGTCACCGCTTCCCGTGCCCACCTGGACGGCGAGCGCATCAGCGGAGCGCTTCGTGATCAGCGCGTACGAGGCCTGGGAGATGACGATCGCCAGGAGGACCAGAGCTGGCCAGTCGGGGAGGGGATCACCCATCCACCAGGAGAACAGGACCACCGCGATCGCGAGGACGATCGCGACCACCACGGCGATGCCCTTCTTGAGCTTCGCCGGCCACCGGGGGTCGATGGCCACGGCCGTCGCGAAGGGCGCGAAGAAGTTGAGGAGGACGAGGATGCCGATCGGGATGGTCGGGATGGAGATGTCGTCGTTCATGGGGCCTTCTCGAGGGGGCGGTGATGGGCGTGCGGAGAGGTGAGGACGCGCCCGCTCCTCTGCGAGCGGAGCCGGGTCGTCGCGCGATCGCCCGGAGGACGGCGGCGCGCGGGGCTCGTGATGATGAGGTGCCCGAAGACGCGGATCGCGTCATCGGGCGCCCGGGTGCCGGCGCCGGGATGCCGGGCACCCCGGCCGGCAGGCCGGCACGATCGCCGGGTCACGTCAGGACGCGCCCGCCATCCCCTCCGCGGACCACCCGTCGAGGTGCTCCGCGGAGGCGATGCCACGGGCTGGTCGGACGGATCAGCCCTGGGCGGGCGCCTTGTAGGCGGGCGCGCGCACCTCCGCCGACACGATGCCCTGCTTCTTCTGCAGCTCGTCGACCTTCCGCTCGGTGCGGTCGGCCTGGTCGCCCATCCACCCCTGCTTCTTCAGGAGCTCGTTGACCTTGTTGACCGTGTCGACGACGACGTTCTCGACGTTGATCAGGCGGGCGTCCATCCGGTCGGCCTGCTCGCGCTGCCAGGTCTGGTACTTGAGGATGTCCGCCAGGGTGTCATCGGTGCTTGCCATGTTGTTCCACTCATCTCTTGTTGGTTTCTTGCGGGGAATGCCGGCGGGCGCGATGTCGCGCCTCGCCGCTGGGGTTCGTTCCGGACTCGGTCGCGACGTCCTGAACGCTGTGGGAGCCACGACGCGGCGCGGCGCGGCCGATCATCGGTGCGCCGGGGTGCGAGGGGGATCCGGCGACCGGGGCCGACGTCATGTGCGCCGCCGAGGTCGCGTCAGGCGCTGTGCCCGAACGCGCGTGGCGCACCTGGTCGAGCGCGTCAGCCCTGCGCGGGCGCCTTGTAGGCGGGAGCGCGCACCTCGGCCGACACGATGCCCAGCTTCTTCTCGAGCTCGTCGTACTTCCGCTCGGTCCGGTCGGCCTGGTCGCCCATCCAGCCCAGCTTCTTCGTCGCCTCGCCCGCCTTGTTGACCACGTCGACGACGACGTTCTCGACGTTGATCAGACGAGCGTCCATCCGATCGGCCTGCTCGCGCTGCCACGTCTGGTACTTGAGGAAGTCCGCGACGGCGGGTCCGGGGTTCGCGCGGTGCTCCCACTCGTTACCGGTCGCCCGGATCTGGGGGTTGCCGACGTAGACGTAGTGCCACGCCTCGCCGCGCGGGTTGGTCGCCGACTTCGTCGCAGCGCCCTGGACGTTGTTGAAGCCGTATAGCCGCGCGATGTTGTCGAAGATCCCGTGCCGGGGGTTGTCGTACGAGGCGACGCCGGACGCGACGTCGACCGCGACTCCGAGCCCGTGGTTCGACGTCCCCGGCCTGGCCGCGGTTCCGGCCGGCATGGTGTTCCAGTAGTGCTGCTGCGTCGCGATCGAGCGGAACGCCTCCGAGAGCTTCGGACGTTCGCCGATCTCGCGCCAGAACGCGGCGAGGATCGCGCGCATCTGGTATGCGGCCTCGCGGACGAGGAGGTGCCCGTCGATGACCTCGACGAGGTCGAAGTCCTCGGCATATCCGTTGCGGGCCATCAGGCGGCCCCGACTTCGGTCGATGCGAGCATCCCTGTGGATCTGATAGCGGCCATGAGCGGTCACCTTCCTGCGCTGTCGCGCGATTTCTTCTCGAGCTGGTTGGGGCGGATGTGGGGGCCGGCACAGGGCCTGTCGGACAGGCACCGGTCGGCGGACGGGGCGTGAGGGGTGCGCGGGGTCCGCGGGGTCCGCGGCCCGTGGAGGGGAAGCCGGGGAGATGCGGGTCCTCCCGCGGAGGACCCGCGCGGTCATGCGCGCGGTGCCGGAGCGGGTCAGGCCCTCGGCCGGCGCGCCTGCTCGTCGGTGAACGCCGTGGCGAGCCGAGCGACCTCGTCGTCGGAGAGCTCGCCGACGGAGGACGCCACGATCGGGGCGAGACGCGCGGCGACAGCCGCTCCGAGCTCCGCCCCATCGAGGTCGGGACGATCGCCGTCCCCCTTGAGGAAGTCGACGAACTTCTGCGTGTAGCCGACCCAGTCGCGCCACGGGGTGAGCTTCGGAGCCCCGGTCTCGTCGACCTCCCCGGCACGCACGATCGGCGTGTCGAGGATCCGGTCGGGCAGCTCACGGAGCAGCTCGTCTCGTCGGGCGGCGTCCGACACCTCGTTGTAGCGGAGGAGGTCGCCGGCTTTAGTCGGCGTCCCGGATGCGGCGTTCACGAGCAGGATGTTCCACACCGTCTCTGCGGACTTCTGCGCGATGCGGTTCATCTGGGCTTCTGTGATGTCGGCCATGTCGTTCCCGTCCGTGTCGATGGGGTGCGTGTCGCCACCTGAGGCGGTGGTCGCGGAGTAGTGCGCGAGCGGATCGCGGAGGTTCGCGTCGACGGTCGCGGTGCCGACCCAGAGCTGGTGGTGCACGTGGACGCCGACGGCCCAGGCGTTGCCCGTGTCGCCTGCGACGCCGATCTGCTGCCCTTCGGCGACGCGAGCCCCCACGCTCACGGACGGCGCGCGGTCGAGGTGGGCGCACAGGGTGGTCCACCCGTTGTCATGGCGGATGGTGATGTTGTGGCCGAAGCCGATCTGGCGATCCATGTTCGAACCGATGCCCACCACGAGGCCGGGACCGGAGGCGTGCACCGGGGTCCCACGACCGACGTAGTAGTCGAATCCGCGGTGGCCGAAGGGGTTGCCCGTCCGCCACGACTTGAATGCGCCGATAGTCCTGCTGCTCCAGGAATCGACCGGATGCCGCATGGGTGCCTCCCGGGCTGGGTGGATGGGGCGTTCCTGCCGAGCCGGCGCCTGGTGGGGTCATGGCTCGCGGCCGGTGCATCCGCGCTGGACACGAGGTGCACCGGGAGAGCCGCTCATGTGCGCGCGTCCGGAGGCAGGAAGAGCGGGGACCGGTCTCACAGGATCCCGCCTCCTGACACGCGCCCCGCACGAGAGCGTGCGGCGGACGTGGGGGCAGGGGCGTGATCCGCACCCGGGTTCATGGCCGGCACAGGGACCTCGACGGTGACGCGCGATGCGCGCGTCTCCCGAACCGGGCCGTGGTGCCTTTCTTGCCTAATCTCCATCTGTGGGGTGACGCCACGGGTCTGTCAACTCCCGCGCGACGACTTCCTGCGTCGGTACTCGGGACTGTTCGACGGGCGCGCGGTGAGGTTCTGCCGGTAATGGAGCAGGAGGTCGTCGAGGCGGATCCGCTTGCGCCCGCTCCTCCAGTGGAATCTCATGCCGTCCCGGTTAAGCCACCGCTGGATCGTCCGCGTGGACCGGTGGACGCGGTGCGCTGCCTGGCCGATGGTGAACGTCTCGCGCTCCGCGGACGGGCTGCCGCCTGCGCTGCTCACTGGGCGATCTCGCAGCGGTGTCCGCGCGCGATCGCCTCCGCTGCCGGCTGCGAACCGAGCCCGTCGGCGCGACACGTCGCGCATGCCCATCTCCACACGCCGGGTCCGAGCGGTTCGACGACCGTCTCCGGGCCGAGCCAGCCGAGAGTGCGGAGCGCGTCCGTGGGCGAGTACCGCTTCTCGCAGTTCTGGCACCGCACCACGACGTCGAGGAGGTCGGAGGATCCCCAGTGCGCGCCGACGGCGTCCTCGAAGCACGCGTCGCATGCGCGGGGGATGACCGTCCGCCGCGGGCCGGGCGCCTGCGGGTACCTCGCGGAGGCCTGGTGGATGATCGCCGCGATGTCGTCGAAGTAGACACGGGCATGCGGGTGCCGCAGGATGTCCGCTTCCATGACGCTGAGGTTCACGCACACCGCGCGGGTGAGACCCGCGGCCGTTGCCGCGTCCATGCTTCCCCGGAAGCCCTGGACCACCCCGTCGCGTGAGCTGCGCACCTGCCGCGCGACGGCGGGCGGGCGGGCGGCGAAGGTGTCACACCAGGACACGAGCCAGTCCACGAGCTGGGCGTACACGGCGTCCGCGTCATCGATCGGATCCACGCGGGCCGAGGCCGGCGGCTCCTTGCTCGCCGCGCGGGGCATGCCGTCCGATGCGCGCACGATTGAGGGGGCGACCTGGTGGCGTATGTGGCTCATCAGCTGCGGGGCTGCCGCGAGAGCCGATGCCGCCCGTGCGGCGGAGAGCCGCAGGAGGGCGTGGTCGCCGACGGTCTCCGACCAGTCCTGCTCGTCATAGATGTGGTTCATGGCTGTGTCTCCAGGGGGATCGTGCGGACCGTGAGGATCCGGTCGAGGCCCTGCTCGTCGGGCCGCGACGGCCGGGGAAGGTGTCGGGAGGTGCGGATGAGGGCCGTGGGGCGCTCCATCACGGCCGACGGCGAGGACCGGCGAGCCCGCAGGGCCTAGGTGGCCCCACGCGCGGGCCCGAACGGGTCCCATGCCCGCTCCTGCAACCGGGCGTACTGGCCTTGCCAGACCAGCGAGATCGAGCCCGTCTCGCCGTGACGGTTCTTGGCCACCGTCACGCGGAGCTCGTCCGGCCTCCGCTCCCGGTCGTGGTTCAGGAGCAGCACCACATCCGCGTCCTGCTCGATCGCCCCCGACTCGCGGAGGTCGGTGAGTACCGGCTGCTTGCCGTCCCGCTGCTGCGGCGGCCGGGAGAGCTGCGACAGCGCGATGATCGGCACGCTGAGCTGCCGGGCGAGCTGCTTCAACGTCCGCGAGAACTCCGCGACCTCCGCCTGCCGGTTCTCGAGACCTGAGCCGGACATGATCTGCAGGTAGTCGATGACGACCCCGGAGAGCCTCCCCCTCTGGCCCACTGCCCGGATGAACGCGCGGATGTCCGCGAGGGTCGACCCCTCGTCGTAGATGTAGATGGGCGCCTTCTCGTACCGCTCCCGGGCGAGCCTCACCCGCGCCCACTGCTCGTCGTCCAGATCCCGGTTCCTCAGCGCCCGCATGTGCACCTCGCCGTACTGCGCGATGAGACGCAGCTGCAGCTCCGACTCGCCCATCTCCAGGCTGATGAACGCCACCAGCCCCTCATGAGCGAGCCGCGCCGCGCACTGCAGCCCCATGATCGTCTTGCCCTCGCCGGGGCGGGCGCCGATGACGTACAGGGAACCGGGGTTGAACCCGCCGATGAGACGGTCGAGGGTCCGCCAGGGCGTGGGGTGGTAATCCGGCTTCCGTCCGAGCGAGGCGATCACGCCGTCGACGGTGGAGCCGACGGGGTGGACGTCGGCGCGCTCCGGCGCGGTGGCTCGCTCGAGCGCCGCGCGGGCGGCGTCGATGGCGTCAGCCGTGGATCCGTGCACGGCACGGCCGAGCTGCGCGATCCTCACCCCCGCCTCCGTCAGCCGCCGTCGCATCCCCCGGTCGCGGACCATCGCCGCGTAGTACGACGCGTTGCTCGCGGTGACGACATCGCTGGTGAGCGCGTGCAGGTAGCCGGCCCCGCCGGCCTTCGCCAGGTCCCCGACCCGCGCGAGCTCGTCGCTCACGGTGATGGGGTCCACGGGCTCGCTGCGCTCCACGACGGACAGGACCGCCGCGAAGATCAGAGCGTGCGCGGGGCGCAGGAAGTCGTCGGGGGCAACTTCCTCGTCGAGCACGTCGTGCAGCGCCGTCGAGGCGAGGAGCGTCGCGCCGAGCGTGGCGCGCTCCGCGTGGTCGGTGCCGTCCTGCTCGGCCAGAGCCGTGGGGTCGGCGTCTCGGCCGCTCACGACGCACGACCCTCGACACGCGCACGCCACTGCGGATCATCCCGGTTCGCCGTGTACTCCTCGAGCGTCACGCCATGCGCCGACAGCCACGCATCACGCTGCTCGCGCATCACCTCGGCGGTCACATCCGGGCCCGCAGCGGGCCGGTGCGTGCGCCCGTCGCGGACGGCGAACTCCTGCTGCTTCCGCATGCCGTTCCTCCAGGTCGCGGCCCAGTCCTGCATCGGCCTCCCGACGCCACGCCAGTAGTCCATCCACTCGTCGAGGCGGGCGTCGACGTCGACGTCAGGGGCCTCCGTCGCCGCCCACGCCCGCATGTCGTCGGTGATGGCGAAACTCGACGGGAGGCGAGCGGAGCGCATCGGCATCCTCTGTTCTTCTTGGTTCTTGAGGAGAGGAGCATCCGGCGGATTCGCCGCCTCCTGCACGCGATGCCGCCCGCTCCTCGGGGCGACATCGCCGTCTCCACGCGGCGGATTCGCCGCATCGAGCGGACGCGGGTCCACGACCGTGCGCCACGACCTCGTCCGGTCGTAGTTCCCGCCGAGCCGGTGCTCACGCGACACCATGTAGGCGCAGCTCACGAGGGTCGCGAGGGCGCGCCGCACCTGGTGCGCGGACAGGCCGACCTCCTCGCCGATGAGGTCGTTCGTCGCCGGCCACCACGCGGTGCCATCCGCGTCGATGTGGCGGTGGGCGCCGTCGTGGCAGCGGAAGTGGACGCGGGTCCACACCAGCGCTTCGTTGGCGCCGCCGAGCCGCCGCACGAGCGCGGCGCGGACCTGCATGAAGTCGTTGGCGGTGACCTCATCGGAGGGGACTCCCATGGGTGTTCTCCTCTCGGGGAGCGGGCGGTGGATGGCGAGCCTCGGAGGGGTCAGGCCGGCCGATCCTCGGAAGCGCGGTGCGGATGGACGCCGGCGCCGAGGCTGCTCGACTTCGGTGCCAGGAGCTGCGCGTCCGCAGCTGCCATCCGGAGGGCCGCGGACAGCATCACGATCACGCAGAGGACGTGGAAGCCGTTCACCACCGCCAGCGGGACCGACGAGAGGGCGCCGAGTGCGGAGATCGCCACCACGAGGCGACTCATGGCCGCCCCTCGAGCGATCGGCTCACGCTCCGCGCCTCGGCGGAGGGCGCCAGAGCCTCCTGGAGGTCCGGACGGTGGTGCGCCTCCGCGATCGGCGCGGCGGGCGGGGAGGGCCGGCGCGCGCCGCAGAGAAGGCGGTCGAGAGCGTCCATGAGCCCACTGTCCGGACGTACCGGGCAGCTCCGGGTGATCCACGCTCCGAGGGGGGTGCGGCCGCGATGCCTTGCCGCGCCTCGCGCCCGTGACCGTGAGGATCGCCGAGCAGGTCGCCCGTCGTCCCGATGACGTGCTGCAGCGGTCACGACGCTGCCCGAGACGGGGCGAGGGCCGAGGAGGGGCGGCTCCCGCCAGGTGGAGGGGATGCGGGACCCGTCATGGCGGGGAGCCTCGTTTCTATTCGGCCGTCCGCGCCGCGTGGAGCGACGCCCGGACGGGATACGGCGACGGGCGGGATCAGGCGCTCCTGCGGAAATGGAGCACGTTCGACTGGTGCCCGCAGCTGCGGCACTCGATCCACGCCTCCAGGCACGCCGGCTGGATCGACCATCGGCCGCCGACCACGCGCTGGAAGCCGTGCAGATCACCGGCTTCGAGGGCGCGACGCGTGGTGACGGGGTGACGGCGGGCGATGACGGATGCTTCCGCGACCGTCAGGAGGGGGCCGTTCACACCGCTACCACCGCTCGATGCGGCGGTGCGCTGCCGCCGAGCGGTTCATCGGCGATGATCTCGAACGCCTCGCCGAGCCCGAGATCGAACGCGCTGCACAAGGACGCCATGAAGGCCGAGGACGGAGCCGCGCCTGCATTGATGCGGCGGAGCGTCGTCCTGTCGACTCCCATGAGCCGCGCCTGGTGCTCTTCGCTGGGGAGATCACGGAGCTCGCGGAGGCGCTTGAGGAGGCCGGGCTTGATTCGGAGCTTGCTCGTCATCTGTTCTCCTTAGGTGGCTTCGAAATGAAGTGGTGCAAGGATGCAACAAAGTGAGGTAGAATTGCAACCCTAGCCTCGGAAAACGTGGCATTTTTGCATCACTCTTCCCTGATATTCCGCCGCTCAATGTTGACTAGTGAGGCAAAGATGCATCACACTGGCCCGGTGATGGAAACACTGGAAGAGTTCTTTCGCCCGTACCTCAACGGCGACAGCGGACACGAGGTGGGCCGCAAGCTCGGCATGACGAACACCACGGTCACGCGTCAGATGAAGGGCAACATGCCCGTGAGGACCGTCGTGAAGCTCTGTCGCGCCTATGCGATCCCGATGCTGGACGCCTTCGTCGCCGCCGGGTACATCACGGAGGCGGAAGCCGACGTCATGGGGCGCACCCGCGGCCTGAGGGCCGCGACGGAGCGAGAGCTCGTCCAGGAGATGATGCGCCGCGTCGTGGACGGAGACACGACCGCAACGAGCACCGAGCCGGTCGGGCAGGACATCATCGACGCGTCCGCCCGCCTCGCCACGGACAGCGAGGCCGTCCACTTCCGCGAGCCCGCCATCTCGCGCGACGGGCACACGCTCGAACACGACTGGAACGCGGATGACCTGTGACATGCGCGCTCCCGGACGATGCGGGCTCCGTGCATCGGGGCAGGGCCGCATCCGAACGGCACCGGATTCGGCGCCTCGAGCGCGATGCCGCCCGCCACGGGTGAGACAGCGACGTGGAGCACGACCCGCACACCGAGGAGGCACTCATGGCATGGACTGAGCGACGAGCTTCCGGCAGGTACAGGGGCGCCTTCCGGCTGCCGAACGGGAAGATCCGATCCGCGGGCACCTTCGACCACAAGCGAGCGGCCATGAACGCGGCAGCCGCCGCCGAGGCCGCCGCCGCATCGCTGGGGTGGAGGGATCCCCGTGCCGCACGACGCACGTGGGGCGCGTGGCGCGCCGAATGGTGGCCGACCAGGGCGGTGGAACCCTCGACGTCGAGACAGGACGCGTCGCGGGTCCGAGCCCGCCTCGCACCCAGGTGGGACGAGGTCGCGCTCATTGACATCACCCGGCAGGACATCCGCGCGTGGGCCGCCGATCTCGCGGCGGACGGGCTGTCGCCGGCATCCGTGCAGCGATGCGTCCACCTGCTCTCGGCGTCGCTGTCCGCCGCCGTGGACGCCGAGATCATCCAGGCGAACCCCGCCCTGCGCCTGCGCCTCGCCGCCGGGCAGGTGTCCCATGAACGCTTCCTGACCAGCGCCGAGCAGGCCGCGCTGCTGGAGCAGTTCAGCGGCGTCGACCGCGCACTGGTCGCCCTGCTCCTCGGAACCGGGATGCGGTGGGGCGAGGCGGTCGGGCTGCAGCTCAAGCGCATCGACACCGCCCGGGGAGTCGTGCGGGTCGCGGAGGTCTGGGACGACGCGCACTCGACACTCAAGCTGTATCCCAAAGGGCGGAAGATCCGAGAGGTTCCGCTGCCCGGCTGGGCCGCGGAAGCTCTCGAAGCGCACATCGCCGGCCGGAAGACGGGGCACGCGCTCGTGAAGGGCGGCGTCCCCATCGACTACCACAACTGGCGCAGCCGGCTGTGGCTGCCGGCCTTGCGAGCAGCCGGGCTCGGGCCACTGCGCATCCACGATCTCCGACACACCTACGCCTCGACGCTCGTCCAGGCAGGGGTCCCGCTCGAGGAGATAGGCCGACTGCTGGGGCACGTGTCCCCTCTCACGACGCGACGATACGCACACCTCGCGGAGACCCCGCGGAATGCCGTGCTGGCGGCACTGCCGCAGCCGTCGCGGGGAGCAGACGGGGAGCAGGACGCGACTGCACCGGGCACCAACGTGATCGCGTTCCGCGCCCGATTGACGACCTGATCGCCGGAAGGAAGAGGATCGCGCGGCGCCGCGCTACACCGCGCCCCACCGCCCTACCCGGCATCCAGGGCTCTTTTAATCCCTGGGTCATCGGTTCGAGCCCGACGGGGCCCACCGGAACGCATCGACCGGACGCCCGGCGCGCCGGCGGTCTGCCAGGTCAGCCCCGACCGCCCCGGTCCAGCACGAGGAACGGCGGCGTGCGGTAGAGGAACCGGAGCGGCGTGCGCATCGCCATCGCGTGCAGGGTCAGGGACGCAGCGATCGCGACGACGCTCACTACCAGGGGCAGCAGGTACGGCACGGCGCCGGACGCCTGGAAGCCCACGGCGTCGAGCACGGCGCAGGCCGCGGCGATCACGAGGACGTGCGCCACGTAGATGGGCAGCGTGTTCCGGCCGAGGAAGCGCAGCGGTCGCACGAGCCGCGTGCGCGCGAGCAGGGCCGCCCACA is from Clavibacter sp. A6099 and encodes:
- a CDS encoding M15 family metallopeptidase, whose product is MARNGYAEDFDLVEVIDGHLLVREAAYQMRAILAAFWREIGERPKLSEAFRSIATQQHYWNTMPAGTAARPGTSNHGLGVAVDVASGVASYDNPRHGIFDNIARLYGFNNVQGAATKSATNPRGEAWHYVYVGNPQIRATGNEWEHRANPGPAVADFLKYQTWQREQADRMDARLINVENVVVDVVNKAGEATKKLGWMGDQADRTERKYDELEKKLGIVSAEVRAPAYKAPAQG
- a CDS encoding tyrosine-type recombinase/integrase translates to MAWTERRASGRYRGAFRLPNGKIRSAGTFDHKRAAMNAAAAAEAAAASLGWRDPRAARRTWGAWRAEWWPTRAVEPSTSRQDASRVRARLAPRWDEVALIDITRQDIRAWAADLAADGLSPASVQRCVHLLSASLSAAVDAEIIQANPALRLRLAAGQVSHERFLTSAEQAALLEQFSGVDRALVALLLGTGMRWGEAVGLQLKRIDTARGVVRVAEVWDDAHSTLKLYPKGRKIREVPLPGWAAEALEAHIAGRKTGHALVKGGVPIDYHNWRSRLWLPALRAAGLGPLRIHDLRHTYASTLVQAGVPLEEIGRLLGHVSPLTTRRYAHLAETPRNAVLAALPQPSRGADGEQDATAPGTNVIAFRARLTT
- a CDS encoding helix-turn-helix domain-containing protein, whose protein sequence is MNGPLLTVAEASVIARRHPVTTRRALEAGDLHGFQRVVGGRWSIQPACLEAWIECRSCGHQSNVLHFRRSA
- a CDS encoding replicative DNA helicase, yielding MSGRDADPTALAEQDGTDHAERATLGATLLASTALHDVLDEEVAPDDFLRPAHALIFAAVLSVVERSEPVDPITVSDELARVGDLAKAGGAGYLHALTSDVVTASNASYYAAMVRDRGMRRRLTEAGVRIAQLGRAVHGSTADAIDAARAALERATAPERADVHPVGSTVDGVIASLGRKPDYHPTPWRTLDRLIGGFNPGSLYVIGARPGEGKTIMGLQCAARLAHEGLVAFISLEMGESELQLRLIAQYGEVHMRALRNRDLDDEQWARVRLARERYEKAPIYIYDEGSTLADIRAFIRAVGQRGRLSGVVIDYLQIMSGSGLENRQAEVAEFSRTLKQLARQLSVPIIALSQLSRPPQQRDGKQPVLTDLRESGAIEQDADVVLLLNHDRERRPDELRVTVAKNRHGETGSISLVWQGQYARLQERAWDPFGPARGAT
- a CDS encoding M23 family metallopeptidase, yielding MRHPVDSWSSRTIGAFKSWRTGNPFGHRGFDYYVGRGTPVHASGPGLVVGIGSNMDRQIGFGHNITIRHDNGWTTLCAHLDRAPSVSVGARVAEGQQIGVAGDTGNAWAVGVHVHHQLWVGTATVDANLRDPLAHYSATTASGGDTHPIDTDGNDMADITEAQMNRIAQKSAETVWNILLVNAASGTPTKAGDLLRYNEVSDAARRDELLRELPDRILDTPIVRAGEVDETGAPKLTPWRDWVGYTQKFVDFLKGDGDRPDLDGAELGAAVAARLAPIVASSVGELSDDEVARLATAFTDEQARRPRA
- a CDS encoding helix-turn-helix domain-containing protein, which gives rise to MTSKLRIKPGLLKRLRELRDLPSEEHQARLMGVDRTTLRRINAGAAPSSAFMASLCSAFDLGLGEAFEIIADEPLGGSAPPHRAVVAV